CGTGCCAGTGAAGCTTATTACAGGGAACTTTCACTTAATACACCTATTGTTAACTTTAACGGTGCATTCGTACACCACCCGCTCAATGATAAATGGGGCATTCACCACGAACCGATGGATTTAAGCGTCGTCAAAGAAATCGTTGATGCCTGCCACGATTTCGATTTTTATAACATTGTGGCTGAGATCCTGGATGATGTGTATCTGCATTACCATGATGAAAAGCTCCTGGATATATTCAGCTTCGGCGATCCTGTCATCCGGTCAGGAGATTTAAGAACCTATCTTCCTGAAAATCCGACCAGCATGCTGATCCACGCCGAAGAGTCACAGGTGGAGAAAATCAGAAAACACCTCAGCGATGTCCACGCGGAAGTTATCGACCACAGGCGCTGGGGCGCACCATGGCACGTGATTGAGATTGTTAAAACCGGTCTTAATAAAGCCGTAGGAATCCAGAAAGTATCCGATCACTATGGAATTCCAAAAGACCGTATCATCGCTTTCGGAGACGAAGACAATGACCTGGAAATGCTCGAATTTGCCGGCACAGGCGTCGCAATGGAGAACGGGATCAACTCCGTCCACCAGACTGCCAACTACATCACCGGCTCCAACAACGAAGACGGTATTGCCGTATTCCTTGAAGATCGTTTGAAGCTGAAATAAACGCAAAAGATCCTGTCCGGGTGGCAGGATCTTTTTTTGACATTTGAAATGGATGTACTGCGGATGAAGCAGCTTTGTTAGGTTATTTAACCACTCTTTATCTTGATTCAACCACTCTTTTCACTTATTTGACCACACTTTACCTTGATTCAACCACTCTTTTCACTTATTTGACCACTCCAAGAGATTATTAAACAACTTTCCCTAACAAACCTGCGAGCAGCCTCGCAGGATGAGATCGGCCCGGTTTTATCATTCCCATCAATAATTTGAATGATTAGGATGATAATCAGGGCGGCATTCACCCGCAGACTCCTGTGGCGGAAAGGGACAGGTGAAACCATTGTGCGAAGCACAAGGGGTTCACCGCCCGGCCACGGAAAGCGGAGGGTGAATGCCGCCGATTTCACTTTTCTCATAAAAGCAACGGGAGTCAATTTAACCAAAGGGCCGGTCTCATCCGGAGACTCCTGCGGCAGAGAAGCGACAGGTGAGACAGCGTAGCGCAGAGCGCTAGCTGGTTCACCGCCCGGCCACGGAAAGCGGAGGGTGAATGCCGACCGGTTTTACCAACAATCAATCATCCTTCCTGAAAAACCCGAAAATACCCGTCGTCTGAATAATATTCGTAAACGCATACGGATCCACCTTATGAATAATCCGCTCCAACTCAAACAGCTCGTAACGCGTAATCACGATAATAAGCATCTCCTTCGGCTCATCCGTAAACGCACCCTTCGCAGGTACAATCGTAATCCCCCGCACCAGCTTCTCATGAATCGCCTTTTTCACCTCAGCAGACTTATTCGTTACGATCATCGCCGTCAGCTTCTCATGACGTGTATGAATCGCATCGATCATACGCGTAGACACATATAAAGTTACGAGCGTATAAAGACCTTTCTCCCATCCAAACAGCATACTCGCTGCCAGAATAATGACCGCGTTCATCATGAAGAAATAAATTCCTACGGGTTTATCATTCAGCCGAGAAAGAATCATCGCAATAATATCCATTCCTCCGGTGGAAGCCCCCCATTTAAGTGTAAATCCGACTCCGACACCCGCAATCACTCCGCCAAAAACAGCATTCAGTAAAATATCAGGTGAGACCTCCACAACCGGAATGATCTCCAGCGCAATCGTTGTAAATCCAACAGACAGCAGGCTGTATACCGTGAACATTTTACCAACCCTCAACCAACCAAGAATAATCGCAGGAATATTTAAGATCAAAAGCAAAATCCCTGTGGATAAAAAAACAGGTGTGAAATCTGCCAGTATATTTGAGATCAGCTGAGCAAGCCCTGTAAAACCACTGGCAAATACATTTGCCGGAATAAGAAAAAGATTAAGTGCAATCGCATTTAGGACTGCTCCAATGATTACAATGGTGATCTTTCTTGTTTCTAACCAGAGTGTTTCATTTGATACTTTTTTTAATTGAAAAGAAGAAGCTGATGACAATGGATTCCCTCCCTTTTACTCAGTTATGTATGTTCATTCAGCACCTTACGTTACTTCATATCCTCTTTTCCCTTAACGTACACCAATTACATTGTAAATTCCAACTAAAATCGCTAAACTTGTACCATAAGACTTATTTAAAAGGAGCAATCATATGACCATTCAATTATTTGCAGACAGCGCCTGTGACCTTCCTGCTTCATTTTTTGAAGAAAACCAGGTGACCCTTCTTCCTTTACATGTACATATTGGTGAAGATGACTATGAAGATCTGGTCACGATCCAGTCAAAGGAAGTGTTCGATGCGATTCGAAATGGTGCGCATCCAAAAACATCACAGGCAAGTCCTAAGAAAATGGAGGAAGAATTCACCTCCCTCGCTAAAACGGGTAACAAAGGGCTTTATATCGCCTTTTCTTCACAGCTTTCAGGTACTTATCAGACAGCCGTCATGATCAGAGACCAGGTAAAAGAGGAGTATCCGACACTTGATTTAACGATCATTGATACGAAATGCGCTTCCCTCGGTTATGGATTAGTCGTATACAAAGCTGCTGAGCTGTTAAAATCAGGTGCAGCCTTTGACGATGTTGTAGCTGAAAGTCAGTTTCATGCTGAGCATATGGAGCACCTGTTTACCGTAGAAGACCTTGATTACTTAGCAAAAGGTGGACGCGTCTCGAAAGCATCCGCTTTTATCGGCGGGCTTCTGAATATTAAACCGCTGCTTCACGTTGAAGATGGAAAACTTGTCCCTCTTGAAAAGCTGCGGGGCAGAAAGAAATTGATGAAGCGTATTATAGAAGTTATGAAAGAACGCGGTGATTCTCTGGATAGCCAGCTGATCGGAATCAGTCACGGAGATGAAGAGCCTCTTGCTGAAGAAATGAAAAAGATGATTACAGAGGAGTTTGGAACTCAACATTTTTACACTGGTATGATCGGTTCAGCTGTCGGTGCCCACGCCGGACCGGGGACGCTTGCGATCTTCTTCCTGAACAAGCAGCCAGACCGCAATTAAACAGATAACAGGAGGCTACACATCATGAAGAAAAAAGTTCTCGTAGTCGGTGGCGTAGCAGGAGGGGCAACGTTTGCTTCCCAGCTTCGTATGCTCGATAAAGAATCTGAGATCATCGTATTCGAAAAAGACGGTACGATGTCGTTTGCCAACTGTGGTCTTCCTTATTATCTTGGAGGTTTTGTAAAAGACAAAAAGCAGTTAATCGCTGCCACTCCTGAATCCTTTCAGAAGGATAAATCCATAGAAGTCCGGATTCTTCATGAAGTGACAGGTATAAAGCGTGATGAAAAGAAAATCATCATTCAGGACCATATTAAAAACGAACGCTATGAAGAATCCTATGATGTCCTTCTCTATTCACCTGGAGCCGTTCCCATTAAACCGGATATTAAAGGTTTGAGCAACGGGAATTGCTACAGCCTCCGTTCATTCAAAGATATGCTGAAGCTTGATGAACATATAACAAAGCGGAATTATCAGTCTGTCTGTCTGGTTGGAGGCGGTTTTATCGGACTTGAAATGGCTGAGAACTTTAAAGCAAGAGGCCTGGATGTACATCTTGTTCAAAGAGCTGATCATGTACTGAATCTCCTTGATCAGGATTTATCAGCAATGCTCGAAGAAGAGCTTAAGGAACAAGGCGTCCATATTCATTTATCTGCAACAGTAGAAGAAATTAAAGCAGATGGCAAAATGCTTCAATTGTCTGATGGGGATGAAATTTCGGCAGATTTTCTTCTTCTCGCGACAGGCATTAAACCTAATCACTATTTAGCAGAGCAGGCCGGTCTTGTAATTGGTGAAACCGGAGGCGTAAAAGTAAACGAATTTATGCAAACAAGTGATCCTGATATTTATGCGGTTGGTGATGTCATTGAATCATTCGACTTTATTACCAAAAAACCAAAGCGCGTTCCTCTCGCCTGGGTCGCACACCGCGAGGCCTATATTGCTGCCATGCATATAACAGGCAGCCATCTTCCTTTTAAAGGCATCTTAGGCACTGCCATCTGTAAAGTATTCGATTTAACCGCTGCCTTGACAGGTCACAGTGAAAAGTCACTGCAAAAACAGGAGATAGATTTTGAAACCGTCAGCCTGACAGCGAGACAGCACGCCGGTTATTACCCTGGTGCTGAAAAATTCACCATCAAAGTCCACTTCTGCCCCTACACCGGAAAGCTATTCGGTGCACAGGCAGTCGGAAAAGACGGCGTCGACAAGCGTATGGACGTGCTCAGCACAGCGATCTCATCAGGCCTGACGATCACAGACCTTCAGGCGCTTGAACTCTCCTACGCACCACCATACAGCGCACCAAAAGATCCAGTCAACATGCTCGGCTACAAAGCCGTCCCAAAACTCAAAAAAACCTTCCCGCAATAATTCGGGAAGGTTTTTTACTTATCCATTTAAAACAACTAATTGAGACGGGTCGTAATCCTTAAGGATGCGACATGGTCCGGTTGCTTCTTTCTAAAAACAAAAATAAGTGTGCAAGTATCTCAAAGGTCCGGGTCGCATCCGAAGACTCCTGCGGCAGTGAAGCGACAGGTGAGACAGCGTAGTGCGGAGCACTAGCTGGCTCACCGCGCGGCCGCGGAAAGCGTAGGATGCGACCCGGACCGGTTTTACTTCACATGCTCAGTCGAAAACCTCGACACAATCTGATGCGGCACCGTAATCCTTGTCGGCGGCTCATTCGGATTCTCAATACGCTTAATGAGCTGACTTGAAGCCGAAAACCCAAGCTGAAAAATATTAATATCCACCGAAGTCAAAGGAGGCCTCGACATCTCAGAAAATAACGCATTATTAAAACTGATAATCGAAATATCATCCGGAACCGCAATATCCAGCTCACTCAGTGTATTCAGCACGCCAAGAGCCAGCAGATCATCCGTCACCAGCAACGCAGTCGGCCTTTCATCCAGCGGAAGCTCCATCAGTGCGCAGACCGCTTCTTTTCCACCTTCAAGCAGGAAACTTTCATGAAGAACATACTGTTCACGATAAGGAATTCCCGCTTTTTTCAGCGCATTTTCATATCCCGATAGACGTTCAACGGTTACAACAAGCTTTGCATCTCCACCAATATAAGCAATCCGCTCATGTCCCATGCCGAGTAAAAACTCTGTTGCATCCAATCCGGCCTTGAAATTATCGTTATCAACGTGTGTAATCGCCTCAACGAAATTATACGGCTTTCCAATCATGACAAATGGAAAGTTCCGCTCGCGCAAATACTGCAAAATCCTGTCTTCCACCTTTGAATAAAGAAGGACAATTCCATCAACACGACCACCCTGAACCATCTGCACAACCCCGTTGTATATATCCTCTTCACTTTGTCCGGTCACAAGCTGGAGAGCGTATTGCCTTTCATGCGCTCCTTCACTTAACCCCCGGAGTACGGTAGGGAAAAATGGATTTTGAAAAAAGACGTCAGATGATCCAGGGGTAACAAGACCAATAACCTGTGTTGACTGATTTGCCAGGCTTCTTGCAATAAAATTCGGATGATAACCCAAAGTATTCATTGCTTCTCTTACTTTTTCTTTCGTCCGCTCACTAATTCTCGGGTTATTGGCTATCACACGGGAAACAGTTGACGGAGCGACGTTTGCCGCTTTGGCAACATCTTTTATCGTAACGGACAATACACTCACCCCCTATATGTTGACGCTTACACAAAAATCAGTACTGTCTGTCAGCAGAGATCAAGTCCTCACACTCTGCTGACAGACAATTTATGATGCCATGCTTTCTTTCTTTTTACCCTTTTTTCTCATGAAAATAAATAATCCGATAAAGAAAATCCAAACGGCTGCAATGGCTGCAACAAACCAGTAATTGATCCCTGTTTCATCCGCGACAACATATATTTCTGCCACTTCACGGTCCAGCGTAATCCTGAACTGATCATTTTCAGCCCGCACGAGATCTCCACCAAGAAGTCCGCGCAATTCACTTGAATCCTGATAATCAGCTGTTGCAAGATCCACAGATTGCGTTTCACTCGTATTATTGATAGCGATGACCGTCGTCTCATCCTCATACTCTCTCTCATAGACAAGCATACCGTTATCGTTATAAAGCACTTCAAGTGTTCCACGCGTCAGTGATGGAAGCTGCTGTCTCAGTTCTCCAAGATTCCCGATATACTCCTGCAGCTCTTCATCCACATTCAGATCCATCAGTCTGCGGTTATCCGGATCCTCCCCGCCGTCCAGCGCGATTTCAGATCCGTAATAAATAATCGGGATGCCCGGTACTGTATACATAAAGGCCGTTGCCATTTCCCATCTCGTGCCTGGGAACATGTTATTTTCAGAGGCAAGTCTTGTAAAACGTGTCATATCATGATTATCAATAAACGTTCCCATTACATAAGGATCGTTAAAAAACTGCTGATTGTAGTCCCAATAATTGAACAATCTTGACGTATTCTGATCTGTATTCTGGAAGACTGTTCTCATCTGTTCAGCCAAAGGGAAATCAACAAAACCGTCAATCCCGGTGTCAGCGTACTCAGCGATTTTTCTTATGTCTGTATCATAGACTTCCCCTATTAAGTAGAAGTCGTCCTTCACAGATTTTACTTCCTGTGAAAATTCAGTCCAGAATTCAGCCGGAACGTGCTTAACTGTATCAAGTCTGTATCCGTCTATGTTTGTTTCTTCAATCCACCATTTAGCGGCGTCAAATAAGTATTCCCTGACTTCCTGATTTTCAGTATTTAAATCAGGAAGACCGTAAATCCATCCGTTCTCAAGCTGCTCAGGATCATTATTATCTCTGATTGGCTGTTCTGGGTGGTACCAGTCCTCACGCTCAGGATCATTCACCCATTCATGAGTTGGTGCAGTATGATTGACGACAAAATCAAGAATCACTTTAATATCCCGTTCATGCGCCTCATCTACAAGCTGCTTAAACTCTTCAACGGTCCCAAAATGTTCTTCTGTCTCGTAAAAATCCTCGATCCAATAGCCGTGATAACCCATCTCCTGATTTTCGAAAATCGGTGTCAGCCAGATGGCAGTAAAGCCCATGTCCTTAATGTAATCGAGTTCGTTGATAATCCCCTGGAAATCACCGCCATGGTAAGCTCGCGGGTCCTGCGTGTTGACTGTGATATCATTCGACGAATCTCCATTGTTAAAACGATCCACCATCAAAAAATAAATTGTTTCATCCTGCCATTTTCTCTCTTCCTTTTCAACAGCGTCAGCCTGACCTGAAAAAACGCTATTAAAAAGGAGGATAGTGATGAGAAAAAGAGCGCTTCCGACTCTTCTCACCTCTTCCCCTCCTCCTTTATATGGGTATATTCCATTTAACATCGTAAGCTTTCGATCTGCTGTATTCAGAGTGGCAAATCAGACAAACGGTTTAACCTTTTGTTCCACCGGCTGTCAGTCCTGAAATCAGGTAACGCTGGGAGAACAGATAAACGAGTGCGATTGGAACAGCAATCAGAATCGAACCTGCTGCAAATCGCGTAAAGTTATTGTCAAACTGATTGCTGATAAAGTTGAACAGCCCAAGTGCCAGCGTAAAGTTTTCAGGATCCCTGAGAATAATTCGCGGCAGCAGGAAGTCAACGAACGGCGCCATAAAGTTAAACAGCGCTACTACTCCTAAAATCGGTTTCGCAAGCGGCAGCATAATTTTGAAGAATACGCCTAAGTGACCTGCTCCATCAATTCTTGCAGCTTCATCTAGCTCCTTAGGTATTGTATCAAAATAACCTTTTACGAGCCAAGCATTAAACGGTATCTGACCTCCGATATAAATAAGTGTCAGACCCACCAGTGAATCAAGAAGGTTGACCATATTTAATAGAAGGTAGATGGCAACCATCGCCATTAAAGCCGGGAACATTTGCAGTAACAGGAATGCATACAGTCCGTATTTACGCCCTGTGAATTTGTAGCGGGAAAAAGCGTAGGCTACAAATGACGTAATCACAACTGAGAAAAAGGCATTGGCAATCGCAACAATGACGCTGTTTTTATACCATGTCAGGTAATCACTTGATGGATCCGTAAACAGCCATTTATAGTGAACGAGTGACCAGTTTTCAGGAATCAGCTGTGCAGAATAAAGACTTGTACCCGGGTTCAGTGACATACCAACTGTCCAAAGAAGAGGATAGCCGATTACAACAGCCATAAAAGCTAAAAATAGATAAATGAGCGTGACTTCCAGTGTAGACTTAGCTTTTTTGCTCATTAAATATTCCCCTCCTCTTTAAATGAACGTGTTTTTCTGAATTGATAGAACGCAAATCCTGTAACAATCAGTCCGAGAATCAGCGTAATTGCTGCAGCCATACTGTATTGGTTTAATTCAAATGTTAAGTCGTAAACCCATGAAATCAGGATATCGGTACCGCCCGCGTTTTGACCACGCACAGCAGGTCCACCTTCATTAAACAGGTAAATAATATTAAAGTTATTGAAGTTCCCAGCATACTGCATGATCAGTAATGGAGCTGTTGCATACAGTACGTGTGGAAGTGTGATGTTTCTGAATTTCTGGAACCGGCTTGCTCCGTCCACATCCGCTGCTTCGTACCAGTCCTTTGAAATACTCTGAAGAATACCGGTAAACAAAGCAAAGACAAATGGGAATCCAAGCCATGTCTGTATCATAATTAATGCAATGCGTGTCCAGAATGGATCCTGAAGCCACGGGATCGCAAGGTCAAACATTGCGAGAATATCCGTATTTATCGCACCGAAACGATCGTTAAACATCGCTGCAAATACAAGGATCGTTACGAATGCAGGAACTGCCCAAGGAAGAATTAAAATCGTACGGATTGTCCGCTTAAATTTAATACGCGGATCATTTACAAGTAAAGCCAGAAATAAACCTAAAGCGATTTGCAGAGTCGTTGCAACGACTGTCCAGACAATCGTCCAGGTAAATACACTGATAAATGTATCCTGCCAGATATTATTTCCTGCTCCGCCTGTCTCAAAGAACAGACGTGCAAAGTTATCAAAGCCAATCCAGCTTAACAGGCTACGTGGTGGCTGGTTGTATTGTGTGTAATCTGTAAATGCCAGTGCAATTGTAAACATCAGTGGCAAAATAACGATAAAAGCAAGCATCACAAGCCCTGGTGTTACGAAGAAATACGGGAATCCTACATCCCATACATTACGTGCTGCTTCTTTAAATGTTGGTGTTTTTTCCCCGTTACGCAGACGGACTGCATCTCTCTTAGCATCCTTTACATTCGCTACGTAAAGAATAATAAAGAAGGCTATAAGAATCACAGAAATCAAACCATAGATTAATAGAAAAACAGAGTTATCAACACCCTCAAGTGTACCGAGTGTTCTCAGCCCCCAGATACCAGTATTAAGAAATCTCCCAAGCGTCAGGATAAAGGAAACTTCGAGGATAATGAAGAGTATTCCCTTAACGTATCTGCGGTTGTACAACTGGCCTAAGCCGGCAAGAAGAATGGATAAAATGACAGCTAGTCTGGGGTTATGTGAAGTTTTAGCTGTCGAGTTAGCAGTTGACATGTCATCGCCTCCCTAGCGAGCGTTCAGAGAACAATATCTCTATAAAGTGAGTGGATAGAAGGAGGGAATCCTTCTATCCACCATCGTCATGAATGTGAAATTACTGTTGTGCAGCAGCGATATTATCCTGAATCTGCTGTACAGCTTCATCTAATACTTCCTGTACATCATCACCTTGTGCGATGAACAGAAGTGCGTTATTAATTGGCTCCCAAACCTGCTGCATTTCTGGAGCAGATGGCATTGGCGTTCCGAACTGGATCTGCTCAGCAAATGGAGCGATCAGTTCGTTAGAAGTTACAGCTTCACCTTCAAGTGCTGCCTGGTTAGCTGGAAGCTCCCCTGCATTCTCGAAGTAGAAAGTTGAATTTTCTTCGTTTGTAAGCCAGATCGCAAGGTCAGTTGCAGCATCTTTGTTTTCTGAGTACTCAGAAACCATCCATGATTTTACCCCTACAAATGAAGTTGCGTTGTTTCCGTCAACCGTTGGAAGGATTGCTGTTCCAAGGCTGTCACCAAGTGCTTCAGAGTAAGCAGGGATGTTCCATGGTCCAGTGATTGCAACGCCGACTTTACCATCAGAGAATAGACCGTTCATGATGTCAGGGTTGATTTCAACCGGGATATATCCATTTTCGTACCAAGACTGGATAAGCTCTCCTCCAGCTACAGCACCTTCGTTGTTAAGACCGATATCCGTTACATCATAAGATCCACCTTCGTTGTTGAATACATATGCGCCGTTAGCGCCGAAGAATGGATATGAGAAATAGAAGTTTGCAGCTTCCATTAGGAAACCGTAAGTTTCAGATGCCTGGTCTGTCTGCTCTTCAGCAATTGCCATCAGATCATCCATTGTTGCAGGTGCTTCAGGTACAAGGTCTTTGTTGTAGAATGTTGCATACGTTTCAACTACTAGAGGAGCTCCATAAGTTTCTCCATCATAAGTGATTGCTTCGATTGCAGTTTCTGAATAGTCACCTTCTGCTTCACCAAGATCGATTGGTGCAGCAAGTCCTTGAAGAACGATGTTTCCGATTCTGTCATGCGGCTGGAAGAATAGATCCGGACCGTTACCTGCAGGACCGTCAAGGTTAAGCGCTTCCACCTGATCCAGCATGTTCATTGGCGTTGTTTCAATTGCAATTCCTGTTTCTTCTGTGTAACGAGCGAATAATTCATCAAGCGCAGCTTTTTGCTCTTCGCTGTCGTTTACCCATACTTTTAGTGATTCCGGCTGCTCAGAAGTTGCTTCTTCTCCATCTCCGGATGCGTTTGAGTCCCCATCGCCTGAACCTGATGTTTCTTCACGTTCAGGTGCACAAGCTGCCAGTACGCCGATTAAAAGCAGTACCATGGCAAAAATCGAAATATACTTTTTCAACATTGACCCCTCCTAAAGGTTGTTTTTTCTTGAGCTTGTACAAACGTTTGCACACTATCTCTAAAAAAAGAGCGATTAAAAATATAACCGCTTACATTTATATTGTGAAAACGATTGCACAACCTACTTTTATTATAATCAAGTTTTTTCATATTACAATAGATAAAATGCATTTTTTTAATTTTTGTTATTTTCCCATCAAGAGTTGCCAACAGTCATTGACTTTAATTCTTCTTTCGAATAAGGTTGTAAGCAATTATTCTATTAACACCGCAGTCCGTCTTATCTCTATTACATAAATACCGGACTGTAACAATGAAGGAGTTGTGCTTACATGATTAAATCCGGAATCCACCACCGGGCAGACCGGTCACAGGCATATGCCGTTTCATCTGAAGAACTGCATATTAAAATTAAAACAGCCAGAAATGATATTACTTCTGTCTCTCTTGTCCTCGGAGACCCTTACGACTGGACAGATGGTACATGGAACTTCCAGAACGAACCGATGGAATTTGCAGGTTCTGATCAAGTATACGACTACTGGGAAGCGTCTATTAAGCCCGAGTATAGAAGACTTCGCTACGGCTTCAAGCTGACGGATAAAAAAGAAAGCGCCTTCCTGGGGGAAAAAGGATTTCATCCGGAACCACCTGAGGATATTGGTGAGTACTTCTGCTTCCCATACATTAATAAGGCGGACTTGTTTCAGGCACCTGATTGGGTAAAAGATACGGTCTGGTATCAAATTTTCCCGGAACGATTCGGTAACGGTGATCCTTCACTTGACCTTCCCGGTACAATGCCATGGGGAAGTCAGGACCCTGAAAGAGATTCTTTATTCGGGGGAGATCTTCAGGGCGTTATTGACCATCTCGACTACCTGCAGGATTTAGGAATCTCAGGGATTTATTTCACACCTATTTTTAAAGCTACTTCAAATCATAAATATGATACAATTGATTATTTTGAAATTGACGAGCAGTTTGGATCAAAAGAAACGTTTAAACTGCTCATTGAAGAATGTAAAAAACGCGGTATCCGTGTCATGCTTGACGCTGTATTCAATCACAGCGGATTCTTCTTCCCTCCGTTTCAGGACGTGCTGGAAAAAGGTGAACAATCGCGTTATAAGGACTGGTTTCATCTGTGGGAATTCCCGGTTCAGACTGATCCCGTACCGAACTACGACACATTTGCTTTTACCCACATGATGCCAAAACTGAACACCGAGCATCCTGAAGTGAAAAACTATCTGCTCGAGGCGGGCCGCTACTGGGCTCGTGAATTTGATATTGATGGCTGGCGCCTTGATGTAGCCAACGAAGTCGATCAGGCTTTCTGGAGAGAATTCCGTGCAGAAGTTAAGAAAATCAATCCTGATCTCTATATTCTCGGTGAGATCTGGCACGATTCAATCCCATGGTTAAAAGGCGATCAGTTTGATGCGGTGATGAATTATCCGTTTACAACAAACATCCTTCAGCTTTTTGCCAAACAGGAAATCAGCGTGGAAGAGTTTGTTGATAATATGACAAAGGTTCAGCAAATGTATCCTTCACCGGTAAATGAAGTAACCTTTAACTTAATCGGCAGTCATGATACACCAAGGATCTTAACAGAGTGCGGAGAAGATAAAGAAAAACTGAAGCAGATTTTTACCGTCCTCCTCACTTATTACGGCACCCCATGTATTTATTATGGTGATGAAATCGGCTTAACAGGCGGACAGGACCCGGGCTGCCGGAAATGTATGGAGTGGGATGCTGAGAAACAGGACACTGAGCTTTTCGAAACTGTAAAGAAGCTTATCACGCTGCGTAAAGAAGAACCACTGCTTGCCAACCGTGGAGATTTCAGCTTTTTCCCGTCTGATG
The nucleotide sequence above comes from Jeotgalibacillus aurantiacus. Encoded proteins:
- a CDS encoding Cof-type HAD-IIB family hydrolase, with product MEKHLIVLDLDGTLLTDDKTISDRTKKTLLKAKQNGHEVMIATGRPYRASEAYYRELSLNTPIVNFNGAFVHHPLNDKWGIHHEPMDLSVVKEIVDACHDFDFYNIVAEILDDVYLHYHDEKLLDIFSFGDPVIRSGDLRTYLPENPTSMLIHAEESQVEKIRKHLSDVHAEVIDHRRWGAPWHVIEIVKTGLNKAVGIQKVSDHYGIPKDRIIAFGDEDNDLEMLEFAGTGVAMENGINSVHQTANYITGSNNEDGIAVFLEDRLKLK
- a CDS encoding YitT family protein — encoded protein: MSSASSFQLKKVSNETLWLETRKITIVIIGAVLNAIALNLFLIPANVFASGFTGLAQLISNILADFTPVFLSTGILLLILNIPAIILGWLRVGKMFTVYSLLSVGFTTIALEIIPVVEVSPDILLNAVFGGVIAGVGVGFTLKWGASTGGMDIIAMILSRLNDKPVGIYFFMMNAVIILAASMLFGWEKGLYTLVTLYVSTRMIDAIHTRHEKLTAMIVTNKSAEVKKAIHEKLVRGITIVPAKGAFTDEPKEMLIIVITRYELFELERIIHKVDPYAFTNIIQTTGIFGFFRKDD
- a CDS encoding DegV family protein gives rise to the protein MTIQLFADSACDLPASFFEENQVTLLPLHVHIGEDDYEDLVTIQSKEVFDAIRNGAHPKTSQASPKKMEEEFTSLAKTGNKGLYIAFSSQLSGTYQTAVMIRDQVKEEYPTLDLTIIDTKCASLGYGLVVYKAAELLKSGAAFDDVVAESQFHAEHMEHLFTVEDLDYLAKGGRVSKASAFIGGLLNIKPLLHVEDGKLVPLEKLRGRKKLMKRIIEVMKERGDSLDSQLIGISHGDEEPLAEEMKKMITEEFGTQHFYTGMIGSAVGAHAGPGTLAIFFLNKQPDRN
- a CDS encoding CoA-disulfide reductase, with the protein product MKKKVLVVGGVAGGATFASQLRMLDKESEIIVFEKDGTMSFANCGLPYYLGGFVKDKKQLIAATPESFQKDKSIEVRILHEVTGIKRDEKKIIIQDHIKNERYEESYDVLLYSPGAVPIKPDIKGLSNGNCYSLRSFKDMLKLDEHITKRNYQSVCLVGGGFIGLEMAENFKARGLDVHLVQRADHVLNLLDQDLSAMLEEELKEQGVHIHLSATVEEIKADGKMLQLSDGDEISADFLLLATGIKPNHYLAEQAGLVIGETGGVKVNEFMQTSDPDIYAVGDVIESFDFITKKPKRVPLAWVAHREAYIAAMHITGSHLPFKGILGTAICKVFDLTAALTGHSEKSLQKQEIDFETVSLTARQHAGYYPGAEKFTIKVHFCPYTGKLFGAQAVGKDGVDKRMDVLSTAISSGLTITDLQALELSYAPPYSAPKDPVNMLGYKAVPKLKKTFPQ
- a CDS encoding LacI family DNA-binding transcriptional regulator, giving the protein MSVTIKDVAKAANVAPSTVSRVIANNPRISERTKEKVREAMNTLGYHPNFIARSLANQSTQVIGLVTPGSSDVFFQNPFFPTVLRGLSEGAHERQYALQLVTGQSEEDIYNGVVQMVQGGRVDGIVLLYSKVEDRILQYLRERNFPFVMIGKPYNFVEAITHVDNDNFKAGLDATEFLLGMGHERIAYIGGDAKLVVTVERLSGYENALKKAGIPYREQYVLHESFLLEGGKEAVCALMELPLDERPTALLVTDDLLALGVLNTLSELDIAVPDDISIISFNNALFSEMSRPPLTSVDINIFQLGFSASSQLIKRIENPNEPPTRITVPHQIVSRFSTEHVK
- a CDS encoding alpha-amylase family glycosyl hydrolase → MRRVGSALFLITILLFNSVFSGQADAVEKEERKWQDETIYFLMVDRFNNGDSSNDITVNTQDPRAYHGGDFQGIINELDYIKDMGFTAIWLTPIFENQEMGYHGYWIEDFYETEEHFGTVEEFKQLVDEAHERDIKVILDFVVNHTAPTHEWVNDPEREDWYHPEQPIRDNNDPEQLENGWIYGLPDLNTENQEVREYLFDAAKWWIEETNIDGYRLDTVKHVPAEFWTEFSQEVKSVKDDFYLIGEVYDTDIRKIAEYADTGIDGFVDFPLAEQMRTVFQNTDQNTSRLFNYWDYNQQFFNDPYVMGTFIDNHDMTRFTRLASENNMFPGTRWEMATAFMYTVPGIPIIYYGSEIALDGGEDPDNRRLMDLNVDEELQEYIGNLGELRQQLPSLTRGTLEVLYNDNGMLVYEREYEDETTVIAINNTSETQSVDLATADYQDSSELRGLLGGDLVRAENDQFRITLDREVAEIYVVADETGINYWFVAAIAAVWIFFIGLFIFMRKKGKKKESMAS
- a CDS encoding sugar ABC transporter permease — its product is MSKKAKSTLEVTLIYLFLAFMAVVIGYPLLWTVGMSLNPGTSLYSAQLIPENWSLVHYKWLFTDPSSDYLTWYKNSVIVAIANAFFSVVITSFVAYAFSRYKFTGRKYGLYAFLLLQMFPALMAMVAIYLLLNMVNLLDSLVGLTLIYIGGQIPFNAWLVKGYFDTIPKELDEAARIDGAGHLGVFFKIMLPLAKPILGVVALFNFMAPFVDFLLPRIILRDPENFTLALGLFNFISNQFDNNFTRFAAGSILIAVPIALVYLFSQRYLISGLTAGGTKG